In Methanonatronarchaeum sp. AMET-Sl, one genomic interval encodes:
- the artA gene encoding archaeosortase A, whose product MIDYGNFVWIALVFFVLATSLSFRKREGRLVHLVGGVGWLLFGVYWLSVPEGYIEIQDYFNAVLTGSASVLSWAVAYLEFRGLWNAEFRDEAVFLTRLATIAGVIYFPFAYLSAGSFDFLQVVVAHNTAFILDLIGMSVERSGTTLLYIDGGSITSVKIVFACTGIESIAIFTAAILSSFDTIINKVKAFITIPVIYILNLFRNVFIVYATGNDIFEGMTIFGITGSFGIAHHVIAKIGSLIALFILAYFLLTVLPKLQEMVLRVLMVPYKMLRDLK is encoded by the coding sequence ATGATTGATTATGGAAATTTTGTTTGGATTGCACTAGTGTTTTTTGTTTTGGCCACATCTCTATCTTTTCGTAAAAGGGAGGGCCGATTAGTACATCTAGTTGGTGGTGTTGGTTGGTTATTGTTTGGTGTTTATTGGCTATCTGTTCCAGAGGGCTATATTGAGATCCAGGATTATTTTAATGCAGTCTTAACTGGTTCTGCTTCTGTTTTGTCTTGGGCCGTTGCTTACCTTGAGTTTAGAGGTTTATGGAATGCTGAATTTAGGGATGAAGCGGTTTTTCTAACTAGATTAGCAACTATTGCAGGAGTTATTTATTTTCCATTTGCGTATTTATCTGCAGGAAGTTTTGATTTTCTCCAGGTAGTAGTTGCTCATAATACTGCTTTTATTCTTGATTTGATTGGGATGTCTGTTGAACGTTCTGGAACAACATTGTTGTATATAGATGGTGGGTCTATAACGAGCGTAAAGATTGTTTTTGCTTGTACTGGTATAGAGAGTATAGCGATTTTTACTGCAGCAATTCTTTCGTCTTTTGATACCATTATTAATAAGGTTAAGGCATTTATCACGATTCCAGTTATATATATACTTAATTTGTTTAGAAATGTTTTTATCGTTTATGCAACCGGTAATGATATATTTGAAGGTATGACTATATTTGGTATAACAGGTAGTTTTGGGATAGCGCACCATGTCATTGCTAAAATAGGGTCTTTAATAGCTCTTTTTATACTCGCATATTTTTTGTTAACTGTCTTGCCTAAACTCCAGGAAATGGTTTTAAGGGTGTTGATGGTTCCATATAAAATGTTGAGGGATTTGAAATGA
- a CDS encoding phosphatidylserine decarboxylase yields the protein MKVASEGIKLSSVLLVLALAFLYLEFLFVGMVFIVLGLAVLFFFRDPEREINGDGVVSPADGRVLDIKEVEGRPVVCIFLSLFDVHINRLPLSGEVIGVKHHSGRYIPAFKKESENNERNEVCLSTECGEFKVVQIAGFSARRIRCYIEPGDKAVKGDRFGLIAFSSRVDLYFPEDFDLSDLTVDSEDRVIAGVTKLADQPK from the coding sequence ATGAAGGTGGCTAGTGAGGGAATAAAGCTATCGAGTGTTTTATTGGTTTTAGCGCTTGCTTTCTTATATCTAGAGTTTTTGTTTGTCGGTATGGTTTTTATAGTTCTTGGTTTAGCTGTTTTATTTTTCTTTAGAGACCCTGAAAGAGAGATTAATGGTGATGGCGTGGTTTCCCCTGCAGATGGCCGTGTTTTAGATATCAAGGAGGTTGAGGGTCGGCCTGTTGTATGTATTTTTTTAAGTCTTTTTGATGTTCATATAAATAGACTTCCTTTGTCTGGTGAGGTTATTGGTGTTAAACATCATTCTGGTAGGTATATTCCGGCTTTTAAGAAAGAGTCTGAGAATAATGAACGGAACGAGGTTTGTTTATCCACTGAGTGTGGTGAATTTAAAGTAGTTCAGATAGCTGGTTTTTCGGCTAGGAGAATAAGGTGTTATATAGAGCCTGGGGATAAGGCCGTTAAGGGAGATAGGTTTGGTTTGATAGCTTTTAGTTCGAGAGTTGATTTATATTTCCCTGAAGACTTTGATTTAAGCGATTTAACTGTTGATTCGGAGGATAGAGTGATTGCTGGGGTTACTAAACTTGCGGACCAACCTAAATAA
- a CDS encoding radical SAM protein, whose translation MPTEVLLINPPDFKSKYKKYFNIRAPPLGIAYIAAVLEENHVDVEIMDCAAEDIGYKEMERLVGELDPFLVGVTATTPLIPEALRSVEVVDDSCNAYTVLGGPHPTFMHEDILQNNNSVDFIVKGEGEYTVLDLYRTLREGGDLSNVEGIVYRSGGLVVENKERELVKDLDSLPYPARHLLPIDEYVVFDERMSITTMICSRGCPMQCSFCASSALHGKKIRKRSPKNVVDEMEYVKNNLDVSTIAFMDDTFTLLPEWVERFCNELKERDLDIGWGCTARVDKADKELIELMREAGCHTIFIGVESGNQEILDRVKKGTSTNQVRNIFDTANDVGMRTVASLAIGLPGETKETVEKSIEFVKEIKANYALFSVATPYPGTEFYKKVKGVGEMQEDWGRYDLFSPVVETTELTYDEIKKLQKQAFKEFYLRPTYVIKNLIDEGIPFYKVMKAILKQSMKQ comes from the coding sequence ATGCCAACTGAAGTACTCCTAATCAACCCACCGGATTTTAAATCTAAATACAAAAAATATTTCAATATTAGGGCACCCCCTTTAGGTATCGCTTATATAGCTGCAGTTCTTGAAGAAAACCATGTAGATGTAGAGATAATGGATTGTGCCGCGGAAGACATTGGATATAAGGAGATGGAGAGACTTGTTGGTGAACTCGACCCATTCCTAGTTGGAGTCACAGCCACAACTCCATTAATACCTGAAGCATTAAGGTCTGTTGAAGTTGTGGATGATTCCTGTAACGCATACACAGTTTTAGGAGGACCACACCCTACTTTTATGCATGAAGATATTCTCCAAAACAATAACTCGGTTGATTTTATAGTTAAGGGCGAGGGGGAGTATACAGTTCTAGATTTATATAGAACACTTAGAGAAGGTGGTGACCTAAGTAATGTGGAAGGCATTGTATATAGGTCTGGAGGCTTGGTTGTTGAGAATAAAGAAAGGGAGTTGGTTAAAGATCTAGATTCCCTGCCATATCCAGCTAGACACCTATTGCCAATAGATGAATACGTTGTGTTTGATGAAAGAATGTCTATAACAACTATGATATGCAGTAGAGGCTGTCCAATGCAATGCTCTTTCTGTGCTTCATCAGCGTTACATGGCAAAAAAATCAGGAAAAGATCGCCAAAAAATGTAGTTGATGAAATGGAGTACGTTAAAAACAATCTTGATGTATCAACAATAGCGTTCATGGATGATACATTTACATTACTCCCTGAATGGGTTGAAAGATTTTGTAATGAATTAAAGGAAAGAGACCTAGATATCGGTTGGGGCTGTACAGCGAGAGTTGACAAGGCTGATAAAGAGCTTATTGAGTTGATGAGAGAGGCAGGATGCCACACGATATTTATTGGAGTGGAGTCTGGAAACCAAGAGATCCTTGATAGAGTGAAAAAAGGCACCAGTACCAACCAGGTTAGAAATATATTTGACACTGCAAATGATGTTGGAATGAGGACTGTTGCATCTCTAGCAATCGGATTGCCCGGGGAAACCAAGGAAACCGTTGAAAAAAGTATAGAGTTTGTTAAAGAAATAAAAGCCAACTACGCTCTATTCTCTGTTGCAACACCATATCCTGGCACAGAGTTCTATAAAAAAGTGAAAGGTGTCGGTGAGATGCAAGAAGATTGGGGGAGGTATGACCTCTTTTCACCTGTAGTGGAAACCACAGAACTGACGTATGATGAAATCAAGAAACTTCAAAAACAAGCTTTCAAGGAATTTTACTTAAGACCTACATATGTCATCAAAAACCTCATAGATGAAGGAATACCCTTCTATAAAGTGATGAAGGCTATTTTAAAACAATCTATGAAGCAATAG